In the Sarcophilus harrisii chromosome 1, mSarHar1.11, whole genome shotgun sequence genome, one interval contains:
- the LOC100918969 gene encoding olfactory receptor 13J1, which produces METVNATVITEFFLKGFSIYPRLESLLFVLCLVMYLITLVGNGIIIAISILDSHLHTPMYFFLSNLSFLDVCYTSTFIPLMLVNFLSKRKTISFIGCAVQMCLSLATGSTECILLAMMAYDRYVAICHPLRYPIIMNKRVCLGMAAFSWSLSFLKSIMETVIAMQMPFCGHNVVSHFTCEILAILKLICVDTSLNEIIMLVGSIILLPIPVMLIFISYIFILSTILRMNSTEGRHKAISTCSAHLTVVIIFYGTIIFMYMKPKSKEAQISDELFTVLYAVVTPMLNPIIYSLRNKEVKEAVKKVLKKSYLSM; this is translated from the coding sequence atggaaacagTCAATGCCACCGTTATCACTGAATTCTTTCTGAAAGGATTTTCCATCTACCCCAGATTGGAGAGTCTCCTGTTTGTGCTGTGCCTGGTAATGTACCTGATCACTCTGGTGGGGAACGGAATTATCATTGCCATCAGCATACTGGATTCTCACCTCCATACCCCCATGTATTTCTTCCTCAGCAACCTATCTTTCCTGGACGTTTGTTACACATCAACCTTTATTCCTTTAATGCTGGTGAATTTCCtatctaaaagaaaaacaatttctttcaTTGGCTGCGCTGTGCAGATGTGCCTTTCTCTTGCCACAGGATCGACAGAATGTATTCTCCTAGCCATGATGGCATATGATCGCTATGTTGCAATATGCCATCCTTTGAGGTATCCTATCATCATGAACAAGAGAGTGTGCCTTGGGATGGCTGCTTTCTCCTGGAGCTtatcttttctgaaatccattATGGAGACTGTAATTGCAATGCAGATGCCTTTCTGTGGACACAATGTGGTCAGCCATTTCACATGTGAAATCTTGGCCATCTTGAAGCTCATATGTGTTGATACCAGCCTCAATGAAATTATCATGTTGGTGGGCAGTATAATTCTCCTACCTATTCCAGTGATGTTGATTTTTATAtcctatatttttattctctccaCCATTCTGAGGATGAATTCAACAGAAGGGAGACACAAAGCCATTTCCACTTGCTCAGCCCACTTAACTGTGGTGATTATATTCTATGGGACAATTATTTTCATGTACATGAAACCCAAGAGCAAAGAAGCTCAAATTTCAGATGAATTATTCACTGTTTTGTATGCTGTGGTGACTCCTATGCTGAATCCTATCATCTACAGTTTGAGGAACAAAGAGGTGAAAGAGGCTGTCAAGAAAGTACTGAAGAAAAGTTACTTATCAATGTGA
- the LOC100918451 gene encoding olfactory receptor 13D1, whose protein sequence is MNVANQTVILEFILLGLSKHHNVEIVLFVLCLGIYLVILLGNSSLILLSILDSNLHTPMYFFLSNLSFMDIFGTSSFVPLMLVNFLSVKKSISFPGCALQMFLTHALGGTECVLLAMMAYDRYVAICNPLRYTIIMNMRLCVQLASLSWIVGSVNSLLQAILALRLSFCGNNIIDHFFCEILAVLKLACVDISLNAFVMMVAVVLVTLIPVLLIFISYVFILITILRVNSAEGRKKAFSTCSAHLAVVIIYYGTILFMYSKPKAKDPDSDKLIALFYGAMTSMLNPIIYSLRNKEVKAAVKKVIFSNRT, encoded by the coding sequence ATGAATGTTGCTAATCAGACTGTTATACTGGAATTCATTCTTTTGGGACTTTCTAAGCATCACAATGTTGAGATTGTTCTCTTTGTTTTGTGCCTGGGGATATATCTGGTCATTTTACTAGGTAACTCCTCTCTCATTTTATTGAGTATTCTGGATTCCAACCTTCACACTCCCATGTATTTCTTCCTTAGTAATCTTTCCTTCATGGACATCTTTGGTACATCCTCCTTTGTGCCACTAATGTTAGTCAATTTCCTGTCagtaaaaaaatctatatctttCCCAGGATGTGCATTACAAATGTTCCTTACTCATGCCCTGGGAGGAACAGAATGTGTCTTGCTGGCCATGATGGCCTATGACAGGTATGTGGCCATCTGTAATCCCCTGAGATATACAATCATCATGAATATGAGACTCTGTGTGCAGTTGGCATCTCTGAGCTGGATAGTTGGGAGTGTAAATTCATTACTACAAGCAATCCTTGCTTTGAGGCTTTCCTTCTGTGGAAATAACatcattgatcattttttttgtgAAATCCTGGCTGTCCTAAAACTGGCCTGTGTGGACATTTCCCTCAATGCTTTTGTCATGATGGTAGCAGTTGTGCTAGTCACATTGATTCCAGTGCTGCTCATTTTCATCTCATATGTGTTTATCCTCATTACTATTCTGAGAGTCAATTCagctgaaggaaggaaaaaagcctTCTCTACTTGTTCAGCACATCTGGCTGTGGTCATCATATACTATGGCACCATTCTCTTCATGTATTCAAAACCCAAGGCAAAGGATCCAGATTCAGACAAACTGATTGCTCTATTCTATGGTGCAATGACCTCCATGCTGAATCCCATTATCTATAGTCTGAGGAACAAGGAGGTAAAGGCAGCAGTAAAAAAGGTAATTTTCTCCAACAGAACATGA